The Chamaesiphon minutus PCC 6605 DNA window AAAATTTGGAATGGGAAGGTATATAAATTCCTAGTTTCTGATAGTTATATCGTCATACCTTTCGATGAATATGGCACTCATGTTGTAGTGTTTAAAGAAGGAGATGTATGGAGTCCAAGTACTGAAATCGAACCAGCGAAAGTAATTCAAGCTACTCCCACCAAATTGGTGGCTATCCATGCCGCTGTTTCAGTTCCTACTACCCAGCAGCAAATCGAGCAGATCGGGCAACAGGAAGGATGGCGAGTATTGACCCGCAAACAGGGAGATGCTCCATTCAGTTTAATTGAGTTTTGGGTTGAAAATCGAATTCTATTTGAATTTATGCCACCAGAATTTACACCTCAATATCTAGAAATTATGGAACTAGAATCGATCGAGCAAATGTTAGGACAGCATCTTGAATCTGTACCAGCTTAATAAATTTTTCAAGGAGAATTCTAAAATGTCTACCACCGCAAATAAAGATATCGTCCGCCGTTTTTACGAAGAAGTTTTCAATCAACGCAACGTCAATGCGATCGATGAATTAGTCCATTCAGAGTTTACCAATCACGATCCCACCCCTGTGGCATCGCGAGATCCGGAGTCGATGAAGCAATTCATTCACACCATCACTCAAGCATTCCCCGACCATCATCACGCGATTGAAGATCTCATTGCCGAAGGAGATAAGGTCGTGATGCGCTGTACCCTCACTGCCACTCATCAAGGTCGGTTTCCAGGTTTTTTGGAAATGCCGCCTACTGGTAAGTCAATTTGCCAGCGACAGATTCATATTTTACGAGTCCAGGATAGCAAGGTAGCCGAGCATTGGGTCATCCGAGACGATCTGACGATGATGCAACAGCTCGGCTTGATTCCGCAACCAGAAATGGCTGTATGACCGATCGCCAAAATTTAATGGAGTTAATTTTATGATTCACCACTTTTCGATCGCCGCACACCATCCACTGCACGTTAGCCAAGTGCTAGCAGAAATACTGCAAGGACAATCTGTACCTTTCCCCGGTCATCCTGGCAGCCACGTCGCACTAGCTTTCGATCCGCAGGGAACGATGGTTGAAGTTCATCCATTTGGTACTGCCTTATTCCCAGGCGATGCGGCTAATGAACCAAGTCACCTGCTACCAAATCCAGCCGCATCGATTTACACCGCCAATCATACGGCTATTTCGGTGCCAGTCAGCACCGCTCAAATTCAATCGATCGCCGAACGAGAAGGTTGGCGGATGGCGCATTGTCGTCGCGGCGATAATTACTTCGATGTAATTGAATTCTGGGTGGAAAATCAATTACTCATCGAATTGTTACCGCCAGAGCTGGTCGATCGATATCTCGCTTTTATGTCACCAGAATCTTTGGTTGCGGCAGCGCAAGCAGCAGCGGCGCAACAACCGACAGCAGCATGAAATATAACCATTCAAAAGGGTTTGGGTAATTTGGTTGCCACAGGTAGGGGCAATTCATAAATTGCCCCTACCTCTAGCAACCAGATCTAGGAGTTCTACCATGCCTACAATTCAACTTTACAGTGCAATTCTGTGTCCTTTTGCCCACCGAGTACGATTAACCTTAAAAGAAAAAGGTGTTCCCTTTGAGTCGATCGAAATCGACCCCCAAAATAAGCCTGCTAACTTTCTCGAAATTTCGCCTTATGGCAAAGTCCCCGTCCTCAAACATGGCGATAACCGCATCTGGGAATCGGCGATCGTCAATGAGTATTTAGAGGAAACCTTCCCCAATCCGCCACTGTTACCCACAGAGCCGATGCAGCGGGCACAGGCACGCATTTGGATTAATTTTGCCGATACCCGCTTGTTCGCTACTACCGGAAAACTGTTACACGGTCGCGACTCACACCCAACGGCGTTATTAACAGAGCTGATCGAGCATTTGCGCTTCATGGAACATGAGGGTTTGTGTAAAAATTCCACCAGTGCGCCCTACTGGATGGGGACAGAGCTGAGTCTCGTCGATCTGACTTTTTACCCTTGGTTCGAGCAATTAGCCGTGTTGGAGCACTTCCGAGGCTTTGGGTTGCCATCTGGACTGGATCGACTTCAGGAATGGCAAGCAGCAGTAGCTCAACGGGAATCAGTCCGATCGATCGCCAATTCGCCAGAATTTTATCTCGAACGCTACGGGCGGCTGGTTCAAGCTAAGTTCTAGTCTCCCGCACACCCCTTTCTAAGTAAACACAGGTCACAAATATCATGAATGCTAAAACTAGCAGCGAGATCGATGGGGAAACTCATTCTATCGAACAACCAACAGCCGATCGAACCCAGCATAAATCTTGGTTTGGCAAACTTCGTCAGGCGATCGTTACAGCCTTCGAGCCACAGGAGGAACCCATTTTCTACAAAAAACGAGATCGCAATGGCAATGTCTACTGGCAAGCCTACGACCCGGTTAGCAATCGCTCTCTCGAATTTGGCTCTGACGATGAAGCCCGCCACTGGCTCGATCTGCGAATGCCATTTCGATGACGGCATTGGCACTCTCAGCTCTTTGACAGAATCTAATAGTAGCCGATCGACCCACAGTTACTGCCGATCGATCGCCAATCCCCCAGAATTCTATCTCGAACACTATGGGCAACTGGCTCAAATGATGTTCGATCGCTAAAGACCTGCCAATTCAAAATTAGCCCAAATCACAGAAGCATGATATGAACACTGAAGAATTTGAAGATGTGTTGCAGTTCTGGTTTCCCAGCTTACCCAGTCACGATCCAGCGGCGCGGGTAAGGCAATGGGAGTGGTGGTTTCGCGGGGGTGGCGATGCCGAAATAAGCGATCGGTTTACGCCGCTATTAGAACGTGCGATTCGAGGCGAACTCGATGATTGGTCGCAGCAACCGCGATCTCGACTCGCCCTCATTCTCGTTCTCGACCAGTTCTCGCGCACGATTTATCGGGGTCATGCCCGATCGTATGCTCAGGATGAAACAGCTTGCGCGCTAGCGATCGAAGGAATTGCGAACGGTGATTATGCAACGCTTGAAACACCGTGGGAGCAAACATTTTTCTTCCTGCCATTGGGACATACCGAAGATCTGCATTACCTCGACATGGCGATCGAGTTAGCAGATCGACTGGTGAGTGATTCACCAGCAGAATATCGCCCCTTGTTAGCATTTTCCGCCGCCCAAGCTCGCCGTCATCGAGCTGTTATCGATCGATTCGGTCGGCAACCCCATCGCAACGAAATTCTGGGACGGCATTCGACCCCTGCCGAACTGGAATATCTGGCAACAGGTCAGCTCGTGCATAAACAACCATTCCCACCCGATTTAGCACAGTTTTTGATTCAGCATTTCGTTTAGAGCGACCGAGCGATTACTGTCGAACAACAAAACAAACTTTTTTTCACCGACTGTGCATAAACCAAAAATTCCGAACGTGGATATCATCACAAGTTCAAAACACCTCATTTACCACAGGAAACACCCACCATGAAATTTTTTAACTCTGCCAAAGCATTTACTCTCGCTGCTACCACGATTGTTAGCGTAATCTCTGGGTTTGCGGCTGCTAGCTTGGCAGCTACCCCAGCACGAGTTGTTTTTTTACCAGGTCGTCCGTCGATCGCGATTTTTGAAGCGGAATTACAATCCTATAAGATCGGTTGTCCGGCACTCGATCGACTCTGGAGCCGCATTCCTCACAAACTCGTTACCGCCCCAGAATACGATCGACTCGAACGGGGTCCTTTTACCTTCAATGGCAGTGGAGATCTACCTTGTAACTCTCCCAACCGAGTTAAAGGCTTTATTTCTCCCGCCTTTGGACGATTGATTGTGGTTGATGGCATTCGTTCCCACGTTGTTAGTAACGATAGTTTCTTTACCGCATTGGGAATTTCTCCCCGACAACTGACCCAAGCACAAGGGGCACAACTGCTCAAATCGCTCCCTCCCGGCTCTTCTAAAGTTTCACTTTCAACAGCACAATAATTTTATACAAACTGCCAAAAAATATCTCAATTCTCACGCCAAGGTAGAGGTAATCGATCGATTGCCTCTACTTCAATTTGCTCATCGTCAACCATATCTTGGCTTCGTGTCGGGTCACACACACCTGCATAAACCAAAAATTCCAAACGTGTATCTCCTCACAAGCAAACATACACCATTGGAAACAAGGAATTATGAAACTTCTACACTCGCTCAAATCCGTTAAAGCTCTCGCGCTGGCTGTTGTAAGTGCTGCCACCATGATGAGTGCAAATCTGGCTCCAGCTATGGCACAAGTATTCGCACCCAACGCAACGATCTCGTTTTCTAATCAAGGCGGCTATGACGCAGAATACTTTGTCACAGGGCAGATTAAAACCGTTAACGGGCGAGTTCTCCGGAACATCCCCACCTTTCATACTCAAAACATGCTACTCTTTCAAAAACGATCGGTTTCCATCCCGATAAGTAAGGAAGAGATGCGGCAGGGAGGGCGGCGAATCGTCACCGTCACAGGTCGCATGAGTCTCAATCGCCAGGTCTTTATCCAACAATCCTTCCCCCTTATCAATGATATGTGTTTCGTGAACGACAAAACCTTCTTCAACCCCAGAGGCCAGATTGCGTCGGGTGCTTGTCCCTAGCCGCTCTTTTCACTGATAACTCATCGCTAGCAACTTGGGCTATTATCGTGAAATCCCCGTTAGCCAAGCTCGATCGATTAATGTTTTGTCCCAAATCTAAAAATTTCCATGAAGCTGAAGATCTCGATCTGGCGTGTGCTGGCGAGCGCCTGTATTTGCATCACACTGGCAACTTCTAGTGGATTTTGGAGCGACCTAGCCGCCGCCACTAGAACTGAGCCTGTCGTTAGGTTGGCACTCAATACCAGACCGAAACCCCAACCTTTAAACGGGCAAAATTTGCAACGATCGCTCGATCGAAATGATGTGGTTGATGTCATCTGACAGGTAGAATTGGGCTGGCAACTCGATCGCTGGTTGATTCAACCCGTTGCCGCAGACTTAAAAGCTCAAAAAAATGCTCAAAGGGGATTTAACATTTAAAAATAGTCCGATTTCTAGTCGATCGCGCGGCAGTTTACCATCAGAATTACAACCATCAGTCGATCGAGATTTGTCTCATCCTTACTATTGGGCGGCATTTACCACGATCGGCAATCCCTGGTAATACTCACATCTTACACTAACACATATTTACTATTAGTTCTGGCCGAGGATCGGCTATGATGAGATTAATATCTTAAATCTATACTTTCTGCTGGGTTAAAATCGTGCGTCAACGCAAAGATTTAATCGAGATATTTTCCGCATTTTTGCAATTTGAGGGCGATCGACCGACGCTATGGGCGATCGATCCGCGTTTGAATCGCAGTATGACAAAATCGATCGCGATTGAGCCGCGCGGTAGTGAGGATTTTTGGGCGACTTATTGGTTGCGGCAATATACCCAACATTTAGACGCAACTAATCCCGCACGGCGACAGCCAATCGACCATTTGTCGGCTTATTTACAGGAAACTTGTTTTTGGTCGGTGAGTCGAGTAATGCCCCGGATGGGTTCGACGCAGATGCAGTTATCCGATGGCTTTCAGGTGGCGATCGCTGACGTACCCAAGCTCTTAGCCGCCTTC harbors:
- a CDS encoding DUF924 family protein — its product is MNTEEFEDVLQFWFPSLPSHDPAARVRQWEWWFRGGGDAEISDRFTPLLERAIRGELDDWSQQPRSRLALILVLDQFSRTIYRGHARSYAQDETACALAIEGIANGDYATLETPWEQTFFFLPLGHTEDLHYLDMAIELADRLVSDSPAEYRPLLAFSAAQARRHRAVIDRFGRQPHRNEILGRHSTPAELEYLATGQLVHKQPFPPDLAQFLIQHFV
- a CDS encoding phage integrase Arm DNA-binding domain-containing protein, producing MNAKTSSEIDGETHSIEQPTADRTQHKSWFGKLRQAIVTAFEPQEEPIFYKKRDRNGNVYWQAYDPVSNRSLEFGSDDEARHWLDLRMPFR
- a CDS encoding ester cyclase → MSTTANKDIVRRFYEEVFNQRNVNAIDELVHSEFTNHDPTPVASRDPESMKQFIHTITQAFPDHHHAIEDLIAEGDKVVMRCTLTATHQGRFPGFLEMPPTGKSICQRQIHILRVQDSKVAEHWVIRDDLTMMQQLGLIPQPEMAV
- a CDS encoding glutathione S-transferase family protein, which codes for MPTIQLYSAILCPFAHRVRLTLKEKGVPFESIEIDPQNKPANFLEISPYGKVPVLKHGDNRIWESAIVNEYLEETFPNPPLLPTEPMQRAQARIWINFADTRLFATTGKLLHGRDSHPTALLTELIEHLRFMEHEGLCKNSTSAPYWMGTELSLVDLTFYPWFEQLAVLEHFRGFGLPSGLDRLQEWQAAVAQRESVRSIANSPEFYLERYGRLVQAKF